The DNA region GGTAGGCATCGGTGTGTTGCGCTTTTTGATGGACGTGAATTTTTCCCCGGAAAATCGCGCGAGAAGATCCTCCCAGAATTCCTTTGTAGAGTTCGTGACTGGGGCAATGGGGTTCGGCGTGTTCAAGCAGGGTGTAGTTATCGACTTGTTGGGATCCTTCGAGGGCATAAAGTCCATTGACGGTCGCTTCGCTGCCTTCGCCGCGCAGGTACGCGCTTACGTCGTTGCGAACAAATGCCCCGCCGAATGTAAAATCGTGAAAGGTCATCCTGCTGCTGCGCCCGAGTTGTGCCTGAAAATTGGCGACGTGCAAACCCGCTGTGCCCTGCAATTCGAGGCGGATACAGTTTACGCTGGCATTGTCGCGGGCGATGATTTCTGTGACTGCATTGGTAAAATAAGTCTCTGTGCCGGTTCCCACATAGGTTTCAACAAGTGAAAGCTGACTGTTTTCATCCGCGATGATCAGGTTGCGCGGATGAGATATTGTGGGGATTTCTGACGCCGTTGTGATAAAGAGGATATGCACGGGGGCTTCGACTGTGACGTTGCGCTGAACATGGATGAATACGCCATCGCGCATGAATGCCGTGTTGAGGGCGGTGAAGGCCAAATCTGTGGTTTGTGCGAGTTTGCCCAGGTGCGCTTTGACGAGTGGGTGGTCGTACACGTCGGCGAGGTTGGCGATGGTTATGCCTTCTGGTATGTCGGATGCGTGTTCTGGCGCATAATGCCCATTGACGAATACGAGGCGGATGCCCTGCAGGTCGGGATAGATGAAGGGTTCCAGTTCTGCATCTGCAAGGGTGGCAGGGGCTGCAGGCTCAAAGTTGGTTCTGATGAGCGCAGATGGATTCACGCTTTTCCAGGCTTCATCCGCTGTGGTGGGATATCCCAGGCGGTCAAAGTCGGCGATTGCCTGTTGGCGCAACGCTCGCAGTGGCTGGCCGTTGAGGCTGGATTCAAATTTTTGAATCCAGGATGTGTGATTAGACGCTGTGTGTCGCGTGTTCTTCTTTGATCCAGTCATAGCCTTTTTCTTCCAATTCCAGGGCGAGTGTTTTGTCGCCCGATTGCACGATGCGTCCGTCGAGCATAACGTGGACGAAGTCGGGCACGATATTGTTGAGCAAGCGCTGATAGTGTGTGACCACAATGGTCGCTTTGTCCGCGCTGTGGAGTGTATTGACGCCGTTGGCAACAACGCGTAGGGCGTCGATATCGAGTCCGGAGTCGGTTTCGTCGAGTATGGCGAGGCGGGGTTCTAAGACGGCCATTTGCAGAATTTCATGGCGTTTCTTTTCGCCGCCGGAAAAGCCTTCGTTGACCGAACGTTTGAGGAATTTTTCGTCCATTTCGACCAGTTTGAGTTTGTCGCGAATCAGCGCGAGAAAGTCTATGGCATCGACTTCTTCTTCATCTCTGGCCGTTCGAAGGGCGTTGAGTGCTGTGCGCAGGAAGTACGCGCTGTTGACGCCGGGTATTTCTACCGGGTACTGAAAGGCGAGGAAGACGCCATGTGCTGCGCGTTCATCCGGGTCCATATCGAGCAGGTCCTGGCCCTCGTAGATGACTTCGCCTTCTGTAACGCTATAGGCTTCGTGGCCTGCGAGTACCTGGGCCAATGTGCTTTTGCCCGACCCGTTGGGTCCCATAATGGCGTGGATTTCTCCCGCGTTGACCTTGAGGTCGATGCCGTGAAGAATTTCCGCGCCTTCCACACCTGCGTGCAGATTCCGAATTTCGAGCATGTTATTCCATTCCTTAAATTGTGATCTAACCGACACTGCCTTCGAGACTGATGCCGAGGAGTTTTTGGGCTTCGACTGCAAATTCCATGGGCAGTTCTGCAAGGACTTCTTTGCAGAAGCCATTGACGATCATTGAGACGGCGTCTTCTGTGGAGATGCCGCGCTGGTTGCAATAGAAGATCTGGTCTTCGCCTATTTTGGATGTGGTGGCTTCGTGCTCGACCTGTGCGGATGGGTTGCGCACGTCGATATAGGGAAAGGTGTGTGCGCCGCACTGGTCGCCGATGAGCATGGAGTCGCATTGGGTAAAGTTTCTGGCGTTGTGCGCGCCTTTGAGGACTTGTACGGCACCGCGATAGGTGTTTTGTCCGCGCAGGGCGGATATGCCTTTGGAAATGATGGTGCTTCGGGTGTTTTTCCCTATGTGAATCATTTTGGTGCCGGTGTCCGCCTGTTGTTTGAGGGAGGTGACGGCGACAGAGTAAAATTCGCCCACCGAGTTGTTCCCCTGAAGAATGCAACTGGGATATTTCCAGGTGATGGCCGATCCGGTTTCGACCTGTGTCCAGGAGATTTTGGAATTTTCGCCCCGGCAGGCGCCGCGTTTGGTGACGAAGTTGTAGATGCCGCCTTTGCCGTCTATGTCGCCGGGGTACCAGTTTTGGACGGTGGAGTATTTGATCTGTGCATTGTCGAGTGCGACGAGTTCGACTACGGCTGCGTGGAGTTGATTTTCGTCGCGCATTGGCGCTGTACAGCCCTCTAAATACGATACATAAGCACCCTCATCGGCGATGAGGAGCGTGCGCTCAAACTGTCCGGTGTTGGCGGCGTTGATGCGGAAATACGTCGATAATTCCATGGGGCAGCGCACGCCTTTGGGGATATAGCAGAAGGATCCATCGCTAAAGACTGCCGAGTTGAGGGCGGCAAAATAATTGTCGGTGTGTGGGACGACAGAACCGAGATACTTGCGCACGAGGTCGGGGTGATCTTGTACGGCTTCTGAAAAAGAGCAAAAGATGACACCTGCTTCGGCGAGTGTTTCCTTAAAGGTGGTGGCGACTGAGACGCTGTCAAAGACCGCATCGACAGCGACACCGGCCAGCATTTTTTGCTCTTCGAGGGGGATGCCGAGTTTTTCATAGGTGGCGAGCAGTTCGGGATCGACTTCGTCCAGGCTTGCGGGACCATCGCCTGCGTTTTTCGGGGCTGCGTAATACACGATGC from Gemmatimonadota bacterium includes:
- the sufD gene encoding Fe-S cluster assembly protein SufD, with the protein product MTGSKKNTRHTASNHTSWIQKFESSLNGQPLRALRQQAIADFDRLGYPTTADEAWKSVNPSALIRTNFEPAAPATLADAELEPFIYPDLQGIRLVFVNGHYAPEHASDIPEGITIANLADVYDHPLVKAHLGKLAQTTDLAFTALNTAFMRDGVFIHVQRNVTVEAPVHILFITTASEIPTISHPRNLIIADENSQLSLVETYVGTGTETYFTNAVTEIIARDNASVNCIRLELQGTAGLHVANFQAQLGRSSRMTFHDFTFGGAFVRNDVSAYLRGEGSEATVNGLYALEGSQQVDNYTLLEHAEPHCPSHELYKGILGGSSRAIFRGKIHVHQKAQHTDAYQQNENILLSDNARVNTKPQLEIYADEVKCSHGATIGQLDENALFYLQARGIPKTEAKQILLRAFADDIIGRVTLAPVRSHLSDLIDTRLEHIDAKDIA
- the sufC gene encoding Fe-S cluster assembly ATPase SufC — its product is MLEIRNLHAGVEGAEILHGIDLKVNAGEIHAIMGPNGSGKSTLAQVLAGHEAYSVTEGEVIYEGQDLLDMDPDERAAHGVFLAFQYPVEIPGVNSAYFLRTALNALRTARDEEEVDAIDFLALIRDKLKLVEMDEKFLKRSVNEGFSGGEKKRHEILQMAVLEPRLAILDETDSGLDIDALRVVANGVNTLHSADKATIVVTHYQRLLNNIVPDFVHVMLDGRIVQSGDKTLALELEEKGYDWIKEEHATHSV
- the sufB gene encoding Fe-S cluster assembly protein SufB → MSSQAQELETLATGDYKFGWVTDIEQESAPPGLNEDIIRFISEKKNEPDWLLEWRLKAYRHWLTMTDPLKRKKSEQWAMVTYPDIDYQSIVYYAAPKNAGDGPASLDEVDPELLATYEKLGIPLEEQKMLAGVAVDAVFDSVSVATTFKETLAEAGVIFCSFSEAVQDHPDLVRKYLGSVVPHTDNYFAALNSAVFSDGSFCYIPKGVRCPMELSTYFRINAANTGQFERTLLIADEGAYVSYLEGCTAPMRDENQLHAAVVELVALDNAQIKYSTVQNWYPGDIDGKGGIYNFVTKRGACRGENSKISWTQVETGSAITWKYPSCILQGNNSVGEFYSVAVTSLKQQADTGTKMIHIGKNTRSTIISKGISALRGQNTYRGAVQVLKGAHNARNFTQCDSMLIGDQCGAHTFPYIDVRNPSAQVEHEATTSKIGEDQIFYCNQRGISTEDAVSMIVNGFCKEVLAELPMEFAVEAQKLLGISLEGSVG